Proteins from one Myxococcales bacterium genomic window:
- a CDS encoding SUMF1/EgtB/PvdO family nonheme iron enzyme, with amino-acid sequence MTQAQYAKFLEEQKVVVTPTGLSACGTDYSLDTGAGCPDLSAGNDLDFPVRCVNWCSAYAYCKWAGKRLCGAIPTGPSGDGNEAKASVNQWFAACAGPTALDDYSYGPSYEPKRCADVPALGAVGVKTKDKCVSFSSGAFGMSGNVREWEDSCSGSSVATAPCRTRGGSYNEAEGNLKCSSWLSEPRDKQAPEIGFRCCWDPSVKP; translated from the coding sequence GTGACGCAGGCCCAGTACGCCAAGTTCTTGGAGGAGCAGAAGGTGGTGGTGACCCCGACGGGGCTCAGCGCCTGCGGCACGGATTACTCGCTCGACACCGGGGCCGGCTGCCCGGATCTGAGCGCGGGCAACGATCTCGACTTTCCGGTGCGCTGCGTCAACTGGTGCAGCGCCTATGCGTACTGCAAATGGGCAGGCAAGAGACTGTGCGGCGCCATCCCGACCGGCCCGTCTGGCGACGGCAACGAGGCCAAAGCATCCGTAAACCAATGGTTCGCCGCCTGTGCCGGGCCGACCGCCCTCGACGATTATTCCTACGGCCCGAGCTACGAACCTAAACGATGTGCGGACGTGCCCGCGCTGGGAGCCGTGGGTGTCAAAACCAAAGACAAGTGCGTGAGTTTCAGCAGTGGAGCGTTCGGGATGAGTGGCAACGTCCGGGAGTGGGAAGACTCCTGCTCGGGCTCTTCTGTGGCGACTGCGCCGTGCCGCACGCGGGGTGGTTCATACAACGAGGCCGAGGGCAACCTGAAGTGCAGCTCGTGGCTGTCCGAGCCCCGTGACAAGCAAGCGCCTGAAATCGGCTTCCGTTGCTGCTGGGATCCGAGCGTCAAACCTTGA
- the gatB gene encoding Asp-tRNA(Asn)/Glu-tRNA(Gln) amidotransferase subunit GatB — translation MGPVPPAGQENPASKLIPPAPVAPPTPAPPPFGLPPVVLPPVLAPPVLAPPVFAPPVPLPPLPCASFVVDDEQAPNSANGPAITRTPRTRTRPSLSARAAPRIIAEFSRAERRGTGRLVTSEYEPVIGLEVHAQLLTETKLFCGCATRFGETPNQNVCPVCLGLPGSLPVINRRAVELAVRAATALGCTVHERSIFARKNYFYPDLPKGYQISQFERPLATGGHLDLELDGRVKRARLTRIHMEEDAGKNVHGVGGDSLVDLNRAGTPLMEIVGEPDLGSAAEAAAYLRALRDVLVALGVNDGNLEEGSFRCDANVSVRPVGTSTLGTRTEIKNVNSFRFVQRAIELEISRQISVLAAGGRVIQETRGFDADAGRTYSLRSKEEAHDYRYFPDPDLPPLGVDDALRAAALADLPELPAAKRARYQTELGLSAQTALVLTGHPATGRFFEQTLLGYPDAVKAANFIQTEVLRDAKLHGLQASFSVSPAQVAELLGLIDARKISGKQAKEVFAAISGSADMPVDVVQARGLAVVADESQLLPICQRLIADNPKQAEQVRAGKKGMLGFFVGQVMKATGGAADPQLVSQLFDRLLQGPTS, via the coding sequence ATGGGCCCGGTCCCTCCCGCGGGACAGGAAAACCCCGCATCGAAGCTGATTCCCCCTGCGCCCGTCGCGCCGCCAACTCCCGCGCCGCCGCCGTTCGGGTTGCCCCCGGTCGTATTGCCACCGGTGCTCGCGCCGCCGGTACTCGCACCGCCCGTGTTCGCACCGCCGGTCCCGCTCCCGCCGCTGCCTTGCGCGTCGTTCGTGGTCGACGACGAACAGGCGCCGAACAGCGCCAACGGACCGGCGATCACCAGGACTCCGAGAACCCGCACGCGACCAAGCCTATCAGCTCGCGCCGCGCCGCGCATCATCGCGGAGTTTTCCCGGGCAGAGCGCCGTGGTACCGGGCGCCTCGTGACGTCGGAATACGAGCCCGTCATTGGACTCGAGGTCCACGCCCAGCTGCTCACGGAGACCAAGCTCTTCTGCGGCTGCGCTACGCGTTTTGGCGAAACTCCGAACCAGAACGTGTGCCCCGTATGTCTGGGTCTGCCCGGCTCCCTGCCGGTGATCAATCGCCGCGCCGTCGAGCTGGCGGTGCGCGCGGCGACGGCCCTCGGCTGCACCGTGCACGAGCGGAGCATCTTTGCCCGGAAGAACTACTTCTATCCGGATCTACCGAAGGGTTACCAGATCAGCCAGTTCGAGCGCCCGCTCGCCACCGGCGGCCATCTGGACCTCGAGCTCGACGGCCGGGTGAAGCGCGCGCGGCTCACGCGCATCCACATGGAAGAGGACGCCGGCAAGAACGTGCATGGGGTCGGCGGCGACTCGCTCGTGGACCTGAACCGCGCCGGTACACCCCTGATGGAGATCGTCGGCGAGCCGGACCTCGGGAGCGCGGCCGAGGCCGCCGCGTACCTGCGGGCGCTGCGCGACGTGCTAGTCGCGCTCGGAGTCAACGACGGCAACCTCGAGGAGGGCAGCTTTCGCTGCGATGCAAACGTCTCGGTGCGGCCTGTGGGTACTTCCACGCTCGGTACGCGCACCGAGATCAAGAACGTGAACAGCTTTCGCTTCGTGCAGCGCGCCATCGAGCTGGAGATCTCCCGGCAGATCTCGGTCCTCGCAGCGGGCGGTCGTGTCATCCAGGAGACGCGGGGCTTCGACGCGGACGCCGGCCGCACCTACTCGCTGCGCTCCAAGGAAGAGGCCCACGACTATCGCTATTTTCCCGACCCGGATCTGCCGCCGCTCGGCGTCGATGACGCGCTTCGCGCCGCGGCCCTCGCCGACTTGCCGGAGTTACCCGCGGCCAAGCGCGCGCGCTATCAAACCGAGCTGGGTCTGAGCGCGCAGACCGCGCTCGTCTTGACTGGGCACCCCGCGACTGGGCGCTTCTTCGAACAGACGCTGCTCGGCTACCCGGATGCCGTGAAGGCTGCGAACTTCATCCAGACCGAGGTCCTGCGAGACGCGAAGCTGCATGGGCTCCAGGCGTCGTTCAGCGTCTCGCCGGCCCAGGTCGCCGAGTTACTCGGCCTGATCGACGCCCGGAAGATCAGCGGCAAACAGGCCAAGGAGGTGTTTGCCGCCATCTCCGGCAGCGCGGACATGCCTGTCGATGTCGTTCAGGCGCGCGGGCTCGCCGTCGTTGCCGACGAGAGCCAGCTCTTGCCCATCTGCCAGCGTCTGATCGCCGACAACCCGAAACAAGCGGAGCAGGTCCGCGCCGGGAAGAAAGGCATGCTGGGTTTTTTCGTGGGCCAGGTGATGAAGGCCACGGGCGGCGCCGCGGACCCTCAGCTCGTGAGCCAGCTCTTCGACAGACTGCTTCAAGGACCGACGAGTTAG
- the mtnA gene encoding S-methyl-5-thioribose-1-phosphate isomerase codes for MPIDHKHPISGASYSAVELAEDNAAVLMLDQRRLPTEEIYERLRSSSEVARGIRDMVVRGAPAIGVAAAYGVVLAARQAKSLDELGALALEIRSARPTAVNLMWAVDRMLSAAQAFGRVDVAMLAAEARTLHRDDVAANRKLGALGAERVPDGATILTHCNAGALATGGYGSALGVIRAAVGAGKRVRVLADETRPYLQGLRLTAWELHQDGIPVEILTDGMAGWFFAQNAIDLSVVGADRIARNGDVANKIGTYSVACLSRAHERPFYVAAPWSTVDVDCATGESIPIEERSPTEITHFGGRRIAPEGVGARNPAFDVTPARLVNAIFTERGVIDPVNESSVTRLAGGA; via the coding sequence ATGCCCATCGACCACAAACACCCGATTTCCGGCGCCAGTTACTCGGCCGTCGAGCTGGCCGAGGACAACGCGGCGGTCCTGATGCTGGACCAGCGTCGCCTCCCGACCGAGGAGATCTACGAACGGCTGCGCTCGTCGAGCGAGGTCGCCCGAGGGATCCGCGACATGGTCGTGCGCGGGGCGCCCGCGATCGGTGTCGCTGCCGCGTACGGCGTCGTGCTGGCGGCGCGCCAGGCAAAGAGCCTGGACGAGCTCGGCGCGCTGGCGCTCGAGATCCGCAGCGCGCGACCCACGGCGGTCAACCTGATGTGGGCGGTGGATCGCATGCTGTCCGCAGCGCAGGCATTCGGTCGCGTCGATGTCGCCATGCTCGCGGCCGAAGCCCGGACGCTGCACCGCGACGACGTGGCCGCCAATCGCAAGCTCGGCGCGCTCGGCGCAGAACGTGTGCCTGATGGCGCAACCATCCTCACCCACTGCAACGCCGGCGCCCTGGCGACCGGGGGGTACGGCTCCGCGCTCGGTGTCATTCGCGCAGCCGTGGGTGCGGGCAAACGCGTGCGGGTGCTCGCCGACGAGACCCGGCCGTATCTACAGGGCCTGCGCCTGACGGCGTGGGAGCTGCACCAGGATGGCATCCCGGTCGAGATCCTCACCGACGGGATGGCGGGCTGGTTCTTCGCCCAGAACGCCATCGACCTCAGCGTCGTCGGCGCCGACCGCATTGCTCGCAACGGCGACGTCGCCAACAAGATCGGCACCTATTCGGTCGCCTGCCTGTCCCGTGCCCACGAGCGCCCCTTCTACGTCGCCGCGCCCTGGTCGACGGTCGACGTGGATTGCGCGACAGGCGAGTCGATCCCCATCGAAGAGCGCAGCCCGACCGAGATCACCCACTTCGGTGGGCGGCGCATCGCGCCGGAGGGTGTTGGCGCGCGAAACCCCGCGTTCGACGTGACACCGGCGCGGCTGGTGAACGCCATTTTCACCGAGCGGGGTGTGATCGATCCGGTGAATGAGAGCAGCGTGACGCGGCTCGCCGGCGGCGCCTGA
- a CDS encoding VWA domain-containing protein, producing the protein MRRPLRNPGSALGLSLCFLLAACSANDGGGGQGGAGAGGSGGLAIGGSGGSLNVGGGGSGGAAGSSGGTTGVCDQAVDIVFVMDVSTSMGAFLSKLAGEIEAVDKAVQTLNLKQPPHYGLVVFVDDTLFANSSQPYSDVAALKTDFQSWASFTSSNQQTAGETPTRPTRRTASTVCIAQRRSSPGGRSRARCAS; encoded by the coding sequence ATGCGGCGTCCGCTCCGAAATCCAGGTTCAGCGCTCGGTCTCTCGCTCTGCTTCTTGCTCGCGGCGTGCAGCGCGAACGACGGAGGCGGCGGTCAAGGTGGCGCGGGAGCAGGGGGCAGCGGCGGCCTCGCGATTGGCGGCAGCGGCGGCTCGCTCAACGTTGGCGGAGGTGGCAGCGGCGGCGCGGCCGGCTCGAGCGGTGGCACGACTGGTGTTTGTGACCAGGCGGTCGACATCGTGTTCGTGATGGACGTGTCGACGAGCATGGGCGCGTTCCTGAGCAAGCTGGCCGGAGAGATCGAGGCCGTGGACAAGGCCGTCCAGACCCTGAACCTCAAGCAGCCTCCGCACTACGGCCTGGTCGTGTTCGTGGACGACACGCTGTTCGCGAACTCCTCCCAGCCGTACTCGGATGTGGCGGCTCTCAAGACCGATTTTCAGTCGTGGGCCAGCTTCACCTCGAGCAACCAGCAGACCGCGGGGGAAACTCCAACACGACCTACCCGGAGAACAGCCTCGACGGTTTGTATCGCGCAGCGAAGGAGTTCGCCTGGCGGCCGAAGTCGAGCACGCTGCGCATCGTGA
- the lipA gene encoding lipoyl synthase codes for MLGRRDPKPAWLKVKAPGGERYTALKQTFRKLELNTVCEEARCPNVGECWGAGTATVMILGHTCTRGCRFCAVTTGNPRGAVDPREPEHVGRALASIGLRYVVLTMVDRDDLLDGGAQHVAETVHALRRHQPSLLVETLVGDFGGRTRDLDVVLDAAPDVFAHNVEVVRRLTPLIRDQRSGYERSLEVLRYAKVRHPERFVKSSVMVGIGETDAEVDETLEDLRAAGVDVVTLGQYLRPSEKHTAVARYVTPERFAEWASRGATLGFAHVASGPLVRSSYHAAEAFVLARLRPGPTGPLAPARVTVEPPDPAPPAGFVPSARLVRRPADA; via the coding sequence ATGCTTGGGCGGCGCGATCCGAAGCCGGCGTGGCTGAAGGTCAAGGCGCCGGGCGGCGAGCGTTACACGGCGTTGAAACAGACCTTCCGCAAGCTGGAGCTGAACACCGTTTGTGAGGAGGCGCGCTGCCCGAACGTCGGCGAGTGTTGGGGCGCCGGGACTGCCACCGTGATGATCCTCGGCCACACCTGCACTCGGGGTTGTCGCTTCTGTGCGGTGACCACGGGCAACCCGCGCGGCGCTGTGGACCCGCGGGAGCCCGAGCACGTGGGCAGGGCCCTTGCGAGCATCGGTCTTCGCTACGTGGTCTTGACCATGGTGGATCGCGATGATCTGCTCGACGGTGGCGCGCAGCACGTTGCAGAGACCGTGCACGCACTGCGGCGCCATCAACCCAGTTTGCTGGTCGAGACCCTGGTCGGAGACTTTGGCGGCCGCACCCGCGATCTGGACGTCGTGCTCGATGCCGCCCCGGACGTGTTCGCGCACAACGTCGAGGTCGTGCGTCGGTTGACGCCGCTGATCCGGGATCAACGCTCGGGCTACGAGCGCTCGCTGGAGGTCTTGCGCTACGCCAAGGTTCGGCATCCGGAGCGATTCGTGAAGAGCTCCGTGATGGTGGGCATCGGCGAGACCGACGCCGAGGTCGACGAGACGCTCGAAGACCTGAGGGCGGCGGGTGTGGATGTCGTCACGCTGGGCCAGTACCTGCGACCCAGCGAAAAACACACGGCGGTCGCGCGCTACGTGACGCCCGAACGCTTCGCCGAGTGGGCCAGCCGCGGCGCGACCCTCGGTTTTGCCCACGTTGCGTCGGGGCCACTCGTTCGGTCGAGCTACCATGCGGCGGAAGCCTTCGTGCTCGCGAGGCTCCGTCCCGGGCCGACCGGCCCGCTCGCTCCGGCCCGAGTCACTGTGGAACCCCCTGATCCAGCGCCTCCGGCGGGATTCGTCCCGAGCGCGCGCCTCGTCAGACGTCCCGCTGACGCCTGA
- a CDS encoding tellurite resistance TerB family protein: protein MTDESLLGRVATKLSEPPSYAEPGQKGSILTVAAASFGSKPTTDDVTQPTGFDPEAAALFEAVVESAYLVANADGDFDQTERAVFEQVVVTACQGTVAEGQVHALIEDLRDLMEEDGIDKRIAMVARTIAKVEHQQEVLRVAALLAHVSGGVSDVEREVLVKLQRAFGLDDSALARALAEGEGASG from the coding sequence ATGACCGACGAAAGCCTGCTCGGACGCGTGGCGACCAAGCTCAGCGAACCGCCGTCGTACGCGGAGCCGGGCCAGAAGGGGTCCATCCTCACGGTCGCCGCGGCGTCGTTTGGGAGCAAGCCCACCACCGACGACGTGACCCAGCCGACGGGCTTCGACCCAGAGGCCGCAGCGCTGTTCGAGGCCGTCGTCGAGAGCGCCTACCTGGTCGCCAACGCCGATGGGGACTTCGACCAGACGGAGCGGGCGGTGTTCGAGCAAGTGGTCGTGACCGCGTGTCAGGGGACCGTGGCCGAGGGGCAGGTCCACGCGCTGATCGAAGACCTGCGCGACCTGATGGAAGAAGACGGCATCGACAAACGCATCGCCATGGTCGCGCGCACGATTGCCAAGGTCGAGCATCAGCAGGAGGTGCTGCGGGTCGCCGCGCTCCTCGCCCACGTCTCCGGCGGCGTGAGTGACGTCGAGCGCGAGGTGCTGGTCAAGTTGCAACGCGCCTTCGGCCTGGATGACTCGGCGCTGGCGCGTGCGCTGGCGGAAGGCGAAGGCGCTTCCGGCTAG
- a CDS encoding thiamine pyrophosphate-dependent dehydrogenase E1 component subunit alpha, producing the protein MTSAAESIYEQAEHADDVVRVLRPDGSLQADSEAGVSAEEAIHLYRHMVLTRLVDERLVTLQRQGRIGFHIGSLGEEASIIGSAHAMRKQDWLFPCYREFGAALLRGMPLQRYMDNMFGNANDPVLGRQMPDHYTCRDAQFGSVSSPIGTQITQAVGFAWAAKIQKKDLAALVYFGEGATSSNEFHNGLNFAGVFKTPTVFLCRNNGWAISVPTERQTASQTFAEKGVAYGVPSLRVDGNDLFAVIAVTRDAVSRAAAGEGSTLIEAITYRMSGHSTSDDPTRYRDKSLLDPWADKDPLGRLKRYLERQGLYSDAEEQKMRGEIDERIKAAIDTAEKTAPPALETMFEGVYEKLPWHLKEQQDALLEGPRAPSAHH; encoded by the coding sequence ATGACTTCAGCAGCAGAGAGCATCTACGAGCAGGCCGAACACGCCGACGACGTCGTGCGAGTGCTGCGCCCCGACGGAAGCCTGCAGGCGGACAGCGAGGCGGGAGTCTCGGCGGAAGAGGCCATTCATCTCTACCGGCACATGGTGCTGACGCGGCTCGTGGACGAGCGCCTCGTGACGCTTCAGCGCCAGGGCCGCATCGGCTTTCACATCGGTTCACTGGGTGAAGAGGCATCGATCATCGGTTCTGCGCACGCCATGCGCAAACAAGATTGGCTGTTCCCCTGTTACCGCGAGTTCGGCGCCGCGCTGCTCCGCGGCATGCCGCTGCAGCGTTACATGGACAACATGTTCGGTAACGCGAACGATCCGGTGCTCGGCCGCCAGATGCCCGACCACTACACCTGTCGCGATGCCCAGTTCGGCAGCGTGAGCTCACCCATCGGCACTCAGATCACCCAGGCCGTGGGGTTCGCTTGGGCAGCCAAGATCCAGAAGAAAGATCTGGCGGCGCTCGTCTACTTCGGTGAGGGCGCAACCAGCTCGAACGAGTTCCACAACGGCCTGAATTTCGCGGGTGTCTTCAAGACGCCGACGGTGTTCTTGTGCCGCAACAACGGCTGGGCCATCAGCGTGCCGACGGAGCGTCAGACCGCCAGTCAGACCTTCGCTGAGAAGGGTGTTGCGTACGGCGTTCCATCGCTGCGCGTCGATGGCAACGACCTGTTTGCGGTCATCGCCGTCACCCGCGACGCCGTGAGTCGAGCGGCGGCAGGCGAGGGGTCCACGCTGATCGAGGCCATCACGTACCGGATGAGCGGGCACTCGACCAGCGACGACCCGACGCGTTACCGGGACAAGAGCCTGCTCGACCCCTGGGCGGACAAAGATCCGCTCGGGCGCCTCAAGCGCTATCTGGAGAGGCAGGGCCTGTATAGCGACGCGGAAGAGCAGAAGATGCGAGGCGAGATCGACGAGCGCATCAAGGCCGCCATCGACACCGCGGAGAAGACCGCACCGCCCGCACTCGAGACGATGTTCGAGGGGGTGTACGAAAAGCTGCCCTGGCACCTGAAAGAGCAGCAAGACGCGCTGCTCGAAGGCCCCCGCGCTCCGAGCGCGCACCACTGA